In Wenyingzhuangia fucanilytica, the following are encoded in one genomic region:
- a CDS encoding sterol desaturase family protein, giving the protein MNNVLIYILTTLGTFLFMECITWCTHKFVMHGFLWYLHEDHHQPKYQGVFEKNDAFFVIFAIPSIALFYFGIRPELNFLFFIGLGILFYGIAYFLVHDIIIHQRFNWFKNIKNPYIKSLRKAHKVHHKHLGKEEGECFGMLYVPIKYFKQYF; this is encoded by the coding sequence ATGAATAACGTATTAATATATATTCTTACTACACTAGGTACATTTTTATTTATGGAATGTATTACTTGGTGTACCCATAAATTTGTAATGCATGGTTTTTTATGGTATTTACACGAAGATCATCACCAACCGAAATATCAAGGAGTATTTGAGAAAAATGATGCTTTTTTTGTCATTTTTGCCATCCCTAGTATTGCTTTGTTTTATTTTGGAATTAGACCAGAGCTTAACTTTTTGTTTTTTATCGGTTTGGGAATTTTATTTTATGGTATTGCCTATTTTTTAGTTCATGATATCATCATTCATCAAAGATTTAATTGGTTTAAAAACATAAAAAACCCATATATCAAATCTTTAAGAAAAGCTCACAAAGTGCATCATAAACATTTAGGAAAAGAAGAAGGAGAATGTTTTGGTATGTTGTACGTACCTATTAAATATTTTAAACAATATTTTTAA
- a CDS encoding lycopene cyclase domain-containing protein gives MQYTYLLINIACISIPFIASFYKKHAFYKEWKYFFLSCMLVGTFFLIWDEIFTQLDFWGFNPTYLTGIYLGHLPLEEILFFVCIPYACSFTYFAFLYLIPNKKNNQKLIKFNYILALFLLGLGILNYHKWYTFLTFLFLGIFLLYLKKLKVNLFYYYLTFATILPFFFMSNGILTGSFLEAPIVWYNNTQNLGIRMFTIPVEDTFYGMLLIFGNIYFHQYFKQKANAKS, from the coding sequence ATGCAATACACCTATTTACTCATCAATATCGCATGTATCTCAATTCCTTTTATCGCTAGTTTTTACAAAAAACACGCATTTTACAAAGAGTGGAAATACTTTTTTTTGAGTTGTATGCTGGTGGGAACTTTCTTTTTAATTTGGGACGAAATATTTACTCAATTAGATTTTTGGGGCTTTAACCCTACTTACTTAACAGGAATTTATTTAGGTCATTTACCTCTAGAAGAAATTTTGTTTTTTGTTTGTATTCCTTACGCTTGTTCCTTTACTTATTTTGCCTTTCTGTATTTAATTCCCAATAAAAAAAACAATCAAAAACTGATTAAATTCAACTATATTTTAGCTTTGTTTTTGTTAGGCTTAGGCATTTTAAACTACCACAAATGGTACACTTTTTTAACCTTTTTGTTTTTAGGTATTTTCTTACTTTATCTAAAAAAATTAAAAGTTAATTTGTTTTATTACTACCTAACTTTTGCCACCATTCTTCCGTTCTTTTTTATGAGTAACGGAATATTAACTGGTAGTTTTTTAGAAGCTCCTATTGTTTGGTACAACAATACTCAAAATTTGGGCATAAGAATGTTTACCATTCCTGTGGAAGATACTTTTTACGGAATGTTATTAATTTTTGGAAACATATACTTTCATC